The following coding sequences are from one Pseudonocardia sp. EC080619-01 window:
- a CDS encoding ABC transporter ATP-binding protein, with protein MPDAHRPGAPLPGRRPDPAGPAVEFRDVTTMLDETPVLFRLGLSLDPGTVTVVMGPSGAGKTTLVRHLAGLVAPGRGTVTVAGADVWTAGEAELRRIRRGMSVLFGGSSVFESSLFGSLSAYENVTYALDGRGLDPGRVERIAMHRLREMGLHDRADALPGELPAHGRKRLAIARTLAVGAPVLVLDELETGLDATYAATVVAAVREQHERSGATVLVTTHNVELARALADTVAILCHGRIVAAGPPSELLRGVHDADEFDRRFRLSDLLGPPDPDATRAELDGGRKRSRTIELDPRTVAPALLLIAVVTSYCLFLLLTR; from the coding sequence ATGCCGGACGCGCACCGGCCGGGCGCGCCGTTGCCGGGCCGACGTCCGGATCCCGCCGGCCCCGCCGTCGAGTTCCGGGACGTCACGACGATGCTCGACGAGACCCCCGTGCTGTTCCGGCTCGGCCTGAGCCTCGACCCCGGCACGGTGACCGTCGTGATGGGACCGTCCGGGGCCGGGAAGACGACCCTGGTCCGGCACCTGGCCGGGCTGGTCGCGCCGGGCCGCGGCACCGTGACGGTGGCGGGCGCCGACGTCTGGACGGCGGGCGAGGCCGAGCTGCGCCGGATCCGCCGCGGCATGAGCGTCCTCTTCGGCGGGTCGTCGGTGTTCGAGTCGAGCCTGTTCGGATCGCTGAGCGCCTACGAGAACGTCACGTACGCGCTCGACGGCCGCGGCCTGGACCCCGGCCGCGTCGAACGGATCGCGATGCACCGGCTCCGCGAGATGGGGCTGCACGACCGGGCCGACGCGCTGCCCGGCGAGCTGCCGGCGCACGGCCGCAAGCGGCTCGCGATCGCCCGCACCCTCGCCGTCGGGGCGCCGGTCCTGGTGCTCGACGAGCTGGAGACCGGGCTGGACGCCACGTACGCCGCCACCGTCGTCGCCGCGGTCCGCGAGCAGCACGAACGGTCCGGGGCCACCGTCCTGGTCACCACGCACAACGTCGAGCTGGCCCGCGCGCTGGCCGACACCGTCGCGATCCTGTGCCACGGGCGGATCGTGGCCGCCGGGCCGCCGTCGGAGCTGCTGCGCGGGGTGCACGACGCCGACGAGTTCGACCGGCGGTTCCGGCTGTCCGACCTGCTCGGGCCCCCCGACCCGGACGCCACCCGGGCCGAGCTGGACGGCGGCCGGAAGCGGTCCCGGACGATCGAGCTGGATCCCCGCACGGTGGCGCCGGCGCTGCTGCTGATCGCGGTCGTCACCTCGTACTGCCTGTTCCTGCTGCTCACCCGCTGA